In a single window of the Thunnus maccoyii chromosome 7, fThuMac1.1, whole genome shotgun sequence genome:
- the LOC121900700 gene encoding N-acetyllactosaminide beta-1,3-N-acetylglucosaminyltransferase 3-like isoform X1, protein MLLHAALHITMQPEKRTRGSVFMQQVSRMRKIRTRIFLLVGAFGLLVLHLCKDFIDHKTIRLQVDVREDASQKKLSTRNNSYVYSWLRCQQNISAANIQGFNSLPGSIKDFLYYRHCRHFPMLLDVPDKCGGADESAEVFLLLVIKSSPVNYERREVLRKTWAKERLHNGVWIRRIFISGTMDTGFEKERLNKLLELEQCEYNDIIQWDFGDSFYNLTLKQILFLEWMERNCPNARFLLNGDDDVFANTDNMVEYLQSLKDNDGSKHLFTGHLIQNVGPIRDSRSKYFIPVQVQESDSYPPYCGGGGFLLSGYTALVIYKMSHSITILPIDDVYMGMCLAKAGLGPVSHMGVKTAGLHIPSSTLDGYDPCYYKEILLVHRFLPAHMYLMWHRIHDPKLKCGPSEKKL, encoded by the coding sequence AGTTTCAAGGATGAGGAAAATCAGAACAAGAATTTTTTTGCTGGTGGGAGCTTTTGGTCTGTTGGTCCTCCATCTCTGTAAAGATTTTATTGACCACAAAACCATCCGCCTCCAAGTAGATGTGAGAGAGGATGCCAGTCAAAAGAAGCTAAGCACCAGAAACAACTCTTATGTATATTCCTGGCTGAGATGTCAACAAAATATTTCTGCTGCCAACATCCAAGGCTTCAACTCTCTTCCTGGTAGTATAAAAGACTTTCTCTACTATCGTCACTGTCGCCATTTCCCCATGCTACTGGACGTCCCTGACAAATGTGGAGGAGCTGATGAATCTGCAGAAGTCTTCCTTCTGCTGGTCATTAAAAGCTCCCCTGTGAACTACGAGCGCCGAGAGGTGCTGCGCAAAACCTGGGCTAAAGAGAGGTTACACAATGGTGTGTGGATCAGAAGGATCTTCATCTCGGGAACGATGGATACAGGTTTTGAGAAGGAGAGACTGAACAAACTCCTTGAACTGGAGCAATGCGAGTACAATGACATCATTCAATGGGACTTTGGTGACTCATTCTACAACCTCACCTTGAAGCAGATTCTCTTCCTTGAATGGATGGAAAGAAACTGTCCAAATGCTCGCTTTCTGCTAAATGGTGATGATGACGTCTTTGCCAACACAGACAACATGGTTGAGTATCTCCAAAGCCTCAAGGACAATGATGGGAGCAAGCACCTTTTTACTGGCCATCTGATCCAGAATGTGGGTCCCATTAGGGATTCACGGAGCAAGTATTTTATCCCAGTTCAGGTGCAGGAGTCAGACTCATACCCCCCCTACTGTGGTGGTGGGGGCTTCCTCTTATCTGGCTACACAGCTTTGGTCATATACAAAATGTCTCACTCCATTACCATTCTTCCCATTGATGATGTTTATATGGGAATGTGTCTGGCTAAAGCAGGACTTGGTCCTGTTTCCCATATGGGTGTGAAGACAGCAGGACTGCACATTCCCTCCAGCACGCTAGATGGATATGACCCTTGCTATTATAAAGAAATTCTACTGGTACACAGATTCCTTCCTGCTCACATGTATCTTATGTGGCACAGAATACATGACCCCAAATTGAAATGTGGTCCCTCTGAGAAAAAGCTTTAG
- the LOC121900700 gene encoding N-acetyllactosaminide beta-1,3-N-acetylglucosaminyltransferase 3-like isoform X2 codes for MRKIRTRIFLLVGAFGLLVLHLCKDFIDHKTIRLQVDVREDASQKKLSTRNNSYVYSWLRCQQNISAANIQGFNSLPGSIKDFLYYRHCRHFPMLLDVPDKCGGADESAEVFLLLVIKSSPVNYERREVLRKTWAKERLHNGVWIRRIFISGTMDTGFEKERLNKLLELEQCEYNDIIQWDFGDSFYNLTLKQILFLEWMERNCPNARFLLNGDDDVFANTDNMVEYLQSLKDNDGSKHLFTGHLIQNVGPIRDSRSKYFIPVQVQESDSYPPYCGGGGFLLSGYTALVIYKMSHSITILPIDDVYMGMCLAKAGLGPVSHMGVKTAGLHIPSSTLDGYDPCYYKEILLVHRFLPAHMYLMWHRIHDPKLKCGPSEKKL; via the coding sequence ATGAGGAAAATCAGAACAAGAATTTTTTTGCTGGTGGGAGCTTTTGGTCTGTTGGTCCTCCATCTCTGTAAAGATTTTATTGACCACAAAACCATCCGCCTCCAAGTAGATGTGAGAGAGGATGCCAGTCAAAAGAAGCTAAGCACCAGAAACAACTCTTATGTATATTCCTGGCTGAGATGTCAACAAAATATTTCTGCTGCCAACATCCAAGGCTTCAACTCTCTTCCTGGTAGTATAAAAGACTTTCTCTACTATCGTCACTGTCGCCATTTCCCCATGCTACTGGACGTCCCTGACAAATGTGGAGGAGCTGATGAATCTGCAGAAGTCTTCCTTCTGCTGGTCATTAAAAGCTCCCCTGTGAACTACGAGCGCCGAGAGGTGCTGCGCAAAACCTGGGCTAAAGAGAGGTTACACAATGGTGTGTGGATCAGAAGGATCTTCATCTCGGGAACGATGGATACAGGTTTTGAGAAGGAGAGACTGAACAAACTCCTTGAACTGGAGCAATGCGAGTACAATGACATCATTCAATGGGACTTTGGTGACTCATTCTACAACCTCACCTTGAAGCAGATTCTCTTCCTTGAATGGATGGAAAGAAACTGTCCAAATGCTCGCTTTCTGCTAAATGGTGATGATGACGTCTTTGCCAACACAGACAACATGGTTGAGTATCTCCAAAGCCTCAAGGACAATGATGGGAGCAAGCACCTTTTTACTGGCCATCTGATCCAGAATGTGGGTCCCATTAGGGATTCACGGAGCAAGTATTTTATCCCAGTTCAGGTGCAGGAGTCAGACTCATACCCCCCCTACTGTGGTGGTGGGGGCTTCCTCTTATCTGGCTACACAGCTTTGGTCATATACAAAATGTCTCACTCCATTACCATTCTTCCCATTGATGATGTTTATATGGGAATGTGTCTGGCTAAAGCAGGACTTGGTCCTGTTTCCCATATGGGTGTGAAGACAGCAGGACTGCACATTCCCTCCAGCACGCTAGATGGATATGACCCTTGCTATTATAAAGAAATTCTACTGGTACACAGATTCCTTCCTGCTCACATGTATCTTATGTGGCACAGAATACATGACCCCAAATTGAAATGTGGTCCCTCTGAGAAAAAGCTTTAG